The Toxoplasma gondii ME49 chromosome XI, whole genome shotgun sequence region GCTACTAAGCGGGTCGCTTTTATTAATCCGACTCACGGCACTGGGAGACAAGAGCACCATATATGTCTGCCGTGCGAAAGAAGGCACGCCAAGGCTACGCTTCAACAGACTCCAGCGCTGCGGTCAACCTTGTGGTTTCCTCctacgtatgtatatatatatatatatatatatatatatatctgcatgtgcatgtttAGATGTGTACGCGCATGCGTATAGAAGAAAGCAACTCCGTATCTGAGTCGTGTAGGGTTTGTATACTATCCTTAGAGGGTAGGGGAAGCTCCTGAGGGACTGGTTGCGTTGTCCGAGAACCTGAAGCTTCAAAAACGCACCAGAGTAGAGAGCAAGTAGACatggagagcgacgaagaggtgGAGGAGGCCGATGGCGGAAGAACAGACAAGAAGTAACAGGGGGAGAAACTCGAAGCGTGCGGCGAGTGCATGAGTCGCAAACATGACACGATAGGGAAAAGGGATATCGAGGTGCCATTGCCGAAGGATGGAGTGGAGAGCCGGCTTGGTCTCCGCGTTCCAGAATTGCTCCTCGATCGACTCCTCGGCCTCTCCAGTTTCTTGgctgttctgtctcccctgctCGGTTTGTTgttttgcgtctctcgccgcgTTGTTTTTGACTTCTCCGtgagatgaagaaggaaaaattGCGGGCGAACCCACGACTGCAGCCAGGAGGCTCCTTGCATatcgtctttgtttctgctcctcctccttgGTTGTACTGtggaagtggagaagcagcgacaaaGCCCGAAGACTCGCGAGCGTTGGCCCGGACAGCGGCACCTCTTCGACTGATCTTAAAGCTGCGTTTCCGTGGACAGCACTGGAGCCCAAAGCGACggcggaaggcgaaagagagagcggagacacgTCCTCCGCAGGAGACAGTGCTGAGACCGCCGTCGGCGCTGGTGTTTCCGCTGCCTGCGCGGCCACCCGCGAGGTTTCGGCTTTGTAGAGCttcagaagaagcagattgGGTACGAAGTCAGATTGAAGCGTGTATAGCAGACAGACCGCGGAGAGCGAAAGGACGAGAAACAATAAGTAAAATCTGAGAAACTTTCGCACAGAAGCCGGACGGAGCCCCGGAGACAGTGCGTCCACACACTGCGCTTCCAGAGACTCAAGGAAAGCGGGGAAGGAGCCGCAGGACCGAggggaggagggagaacaataaggtgaagaagaataACAAGactcagaagaagaggaagacatgAGAAAGTCTTGGGGTTCCTGTTGGTATGGGCAGGAGGGAGATAACGACGGCGCAGGTGAAGTCTGGACAGAGCAGACGCCCCGGCCGCGCCGTTTGCGCTTCTTGTCGTCGATcgcgagaaagacacagagccCCTCGAGCAACgtacagaagagaaagagagtgaGTTTCAGCAGCGTCTCTGGATCGAAGGCAAACGcacaacagaaaaacgcacatGCGGGAATAGTTCGAAAGAAAGGTGTGAACGCGCaggacgagagacgcagttgaatgcctgtctcctccacgtTCCCTCCGTCGCCACGGTAGCTGTGTCATACGGGTTTCTTTGACGGTGACCCTCGTAGGGGCGCACACAGCGGCAGGAGACTGCATGTGGTTTACAGTGGTTACGAGCGCCCGCCAAAAGCGACGTTTtagaggcagagaagcatCCAAAACTGAAGCGTATCTGGATTCGAATGTCGCCCCAAAAGCTCCATACCAACGAAACGGGGGccgaggagaacgaggaagctTTCGtcaagcgaaaaaaagcaaTCTCTAAAAAGAGCGACACGCTACGCGAGACAGCGTCTGACGGGAGTGGAAAGGACGATGTCCCACACATAccaagagaaacgaaagacggCAAAGGTCACATAAGGAGATGACACAATGCCATGTCTTGGAGAGACCAGAGACTGCTAGTCgcaaacagaaagacaagcGATAGTGCAGCATGTCAGATTTCAGACtgaaggaggaaaggcgaggtGCAGAGCGAAGCGTCGCTCTGAACCTTCGGCAAATGTAGAGAGAAGATTGTCAGTGGGTTCGACAAGCTCTTACATGACTTGCCTTTGCATGAAGTCGAAGCTGCACAGTTCACTGGTAAATTCGCAGCCAGCGAGCTCTGCACACCCCCGCAGAgaacaaacagagaggagccaagcagaggccgaggacagagagaaccgcGACCGGAGACTCACCGTGgggacgagggagaagcgggaggaTAGCGAGGTTGCCCAGGAAGTtcacgagaaaagaggaaacgagcagAATGCTGTCTTGGAGGGTCCATGCCGCAACGctgaggcgagaaaagacacgCGAACTCCGAGGCTCGTTCCATGCgagcgagggaaggagaaaggcatACACAAGACAGGCAACAGAATACGAACAGGGCGACAGACACGAAGTCTCTGAAACGGGAGACCCTCTACAATCGAACAAGTGCTGTGCTGTCTGAGAACACCAGGCAGGCGCAAAGAGCAAGTGATTTTTACGAtgaaagagacggagaaaaaagagagcgaaacaagagagaaaaaaagcgcgacaccaaaggagacagagaacagcaGGAAAAGCAAATCACTGGGGAAGTGGGAGACCACGAGAGAGATACAGAAGTGAAAACGTGACAAGGATGAAAcatgaagagagaaacgatgTGCAGACGGCAAGATccaaagcgagaaagagaccaGCAGAGACTCGGaacgaagaacaggagaacaCAATCGATCGCGTTTCTGGACTGCTGCCCTATCTTGCTTTGTCGGCTCCATGCTGCACCCATGTCTTCTCTCTAAGCCATCGTGAATGCCAAGCGAATACTCAAATTCACCACTGTTAGCTGTGTAGCATCTTGCGCAGTGCTGACAGGCATTTCATTCCCCTCTGCCACCCGATCTTACctgagaggaacagagactACCAAAATTGCCTTTTCGTGGACATGCCAACCGGTGGCGAAGCAGACGGAAGCGCCAAGCGCAACGTACACGGGGAAAAGTTTCCTCGACGGAAACTTCCAAATTGAGACGAGGAGGGGctagagagacagcggaaagTGCGAGGGGAGTTCGACAACAGCCAGGAGGGTTCTTAAGCTTGACACTGGTCCTTTGATTGAATGGAGATCGACCGAATGTGTTGGTTAAAACAAAGATATGTAAAGACCAGTCTTCTCTAGcacttctctccacttctcgcCCAAGTccgaaacgagaaggaaaaccgttcgaaaacacacacatgctAAGTCAGGAAGGGGAGGTCCAAAACCACTAGGGAGCCGACAACCACCGCTGACCCACTGTCACGTCAACAGGCCATCCCTATGCAACAAACAGCCCATGCATCAACGACGCCGATCACATGACTAGGCGATCCaatatacacataaatatatgcaatatacaaatatatctatcttatacatatatatacatatacatatatatatatatatatatatatatactctGAATAAAAATATaacgtacatatatgtatttgtatatgttAGAACATATAAAAGTAGATATGTATAGACACAAATGTAGATACGTGTCGATGGAGCATATACAAGAAGCTGATGCTATGTCCTCACCGTGTACAGGAGAATCGTGACGAATCCCGCAGTGAGGGGCGAAATGTTCGGCAAGACGTGGAAAGAAGTCACCGTCGCTGGGGCTGACGCAGCAGCGAGAAAGGGGGGCATTTGAGAGAGTTCAACACGCACGATGGTCTGCTCTCTGACACACGAGCTCGCAGCTGTTTGCGTTGAAACCAAACCATTTTAAGTTCCTTGAGTTCGTGGATAGCGTTGTCAGGTGTAAGTCGcttgctttcctctcggCATGTTCTCCCTCcaagagagcggagaaacaACGAAAAGACTTGCAGGGTATACACGTGTGTTTACCAAGGAGTGAAGCGTTTCGGACCAGGCAAAAAGAATTCCAACCTGGTCTTGAAAAAGGGTCCGCCGATCGAACACCGGACGTCCAGCACTTCACCAGCACGCGCGGATCGGCACTCATCTGCAGGCACCGTAACTACTGGTTTTGAGAGCACTGtcgagtctctcttttcctccttgcatgcgcttcaCTGCTTTCACCGAAACCGCTCACGCACCTGCTTCGGCAAGGGGCGTGGAGAACCGCCAGCCAAGGAGGCGCCCAGCTGAGAAGTAAAGCACATGCAGAGTGCAAAGGGAACTGTCGCTCTCGGGGAGTGACCCGAGGCACCGCCCCAGTGGGGAGAGACGCCGTACGCGACGAGacaaaggggaagaaaacgagaggaggTCTCGCCCTAGGTTTGGGCGGAAGTTAGCACATGAGAAACGAAGGATCGAATCAGGATTAAAAAGTCGACTGCGCGAGCAGGGCAGCGAACGGAAAGCCGAGCAACTTGGGCACACCAACGCGACTCATTCTAGATGAGAAAATCAGATACAAAAGATCCACCGTCCTCTTCTGGCTTCCCCCTATCCGCGCACTTCGGTTCTTCATCCGAGACACGTTAGCGGCTCCCTCGTCTCTACACTTCTAAGTTGCCTGCCTTTCGCCTTGAGGTCTCATATTTTTTCTCATATTATATGAAACTTCTGATATTCCAAAGGACTTGACATGGGGTTTCGGAACGAGATTCCTATACAGGTTCCACCTCTTCCCGCTTCCGTTTGGTTTCTGAATACTTCGTTGCCTTCGTTGTCGGCCGCGATAAATCCGCTCCTTGTTGTGACTCTGCACTCTACACGCCATTTCCAATTTCACTGGACCCcttgcttccttctcaccaagaaggagaacgcgaTCTGTCGCTGCGTAGAGCGCCCAGAGACACGCGGCCCACTGCGTATGCAGCAAACCGCGGCCAAAGGGGAACAGCCGCCCAGACATTGCCTTCATCTGGCCTGACGCGAAACCCAAAAACGGAAGACAAGGATCCCCCCAGTGAAttcgaggaaagaggaggacACAGATATGAAGAGTAAGACAGacgcaggaggagaaagaagtaggcacggaagagaaacagacgcagagatgcaacgcagagagagaacgagaagagacacacacagaaagagagaacaacagagagagcatTTGGGAAGTCTGACAGCAGCGGTGGCTCGTGAACTGGAGCCTTCCAGATTGTCCCGGAGGACTCAATCCAGGCGGAGCGAACCTATCGATTCTTGCTCTCGAGATCGACGTGTGTGCGTGACTTCGTTGGCATTTACTGAGTTGCGTGCACACACGAGGCACCAGCCACAAACGCCTCGGGTTTCAGGGCGAGAGCTCTGACAACCTCTCATCAAGCACCGGCGCTTTTGCTCCTTCTGCAGAGCTTTCGATTTTTGATCTTCTGATTCGGTGGCACCTCTTGGCGCTGACTTAGTTGACATCGCACCTGAGGTGAACTACAACGATTGCAGATGCAGGTGttcgagaaaaacgcttcAGTTGAGATGCCACAAACATCCAGTCCACGACCTCTCCACCTATCTGCTGCCCGGCCCGAACGCGTACAAACAGACGTACAGATGTATGGGCAGATCGCTGTGTCtcgccctctctccttttctccctttctgtccCTAtcgctctctgcatctctttcTCCAATTCCTTCTATCCGCCTATCGCCCTCTCACCCATCTCTCTATCGCTCTCGACCACAAGCTATATCCACCTcactctccctttctcccgctcGCTATTTACAGATTTCTGCGGCATtccctccgtctctttcctgctcCCTTTGCTCGTACCTGTGGCGATAAAGGGAGCAAGAACCGCGAGAACGAaagcgacgagaaggaagccgagacgaagaacacgCCTGgtccagagagagagtccGGATGAGCGGGTGACAGCCGGACCGGCTCGCTGGTTGAGCCTGTGAAATgggcggcgagagacagatctgcagtctcgtcttccctccttttttctcccttctgaaggactctccgtctcctcagAGCCCGGGTCAAGCTCCCGCGGCCGCAGCCAGCTGAGGAGAAACACAACGTAGACGGGAGCCTGAAGCGACCGGACAGAAGCAAGACACAGACGGCAGAGGAGTGGAGACTCAGTACgaaaccgaagaagacgaggagtgGCTACGCGTCATGAAGCACAAAATAGGCATGGAAAAGGCACAAAACCAGgtagaaaaagaagagacgaaaagacaACACCTACACCTGGAGGGAGAGGTGCACACAGGGAAAATGGGTCCAGAAGGAAGCCAGCGGGAGAAGTACTTCGACGCACTTCGCACCACGGGAGGAGTCAGGAAATAGACGAAAgcactgcagagagaggaagaggcgacatGCGAACTCGATCTCCACTTCAAGTCCTGAGGCAGAAGCTAGGCGGACCGTCTCGTTCTCTAGGTCGTCAAAAACGAACTTACAACGTAAAGAAAAATGTGTTTGAGAAGCAAGGCACACGTGAAAAGAACGCTGCCTCTGTAGAACCGAccctggagagaagaaacgcaagaaTCGCGTATCGAGTTGCATATACAAACACTGAATCGTGACGGCAGGCAGTAGAGCACCTCAGACACTCAACTGAACAGCGACGGAATGAGGTTTTGCGCGTTTCGACGTGGTTGCAAGCCAGAGACATGACGCCTGTTCAGGTGTAGGATCGTGCCTCTCAGTTTTCGAGATCCCGAAACTCTCCCTGAGGCGAGGagcgtttcttcgcctcctccctctgccgctttctctgtgtttgtgtcCGTCGTTCTTTGGCCCACGGAACATGAACCTTCGAACTTGTGCCTACTGATTTTCATTTCTCCGTGACCGCACCTCTTTATCTCTCCACGCAGACATCTCAGTCTCTTATCAATcacgctgtctctctttccatctAAACCACTAGGAGACGCCTACGAGAAAGAGcggccttctttctctgtgcatcCAACCACGTATCTCCGTATTTAACCCGTACCTCTCTACCTACATATCTTTCCCTGGTTCGAGAACAccaactatatatatatatatatgtaaacatACAAATAGGTATACAAGTATATAGATAAATGTACAAATATAGATACTTATCTACATATGGATATGTGTATCCATCTGCGTATCGCGGGCGACTGCGTATATCCGTGTTGCTTTCCATCTTGACACTGCGTTAGGATTTACGAACAGTTTGTGCTTCCCTCTGGGAATGGACTCAATAACCtcgctgtctttctttctggagGACTTGCCACGGTTACTgggctcttctctctgcatgtttGCGAGGACACAGGCGagcgcagcagagagaaactcacCGTCTGGACATCCGCGatggagagcagaaggacgCCCAGAAGAAATCCGTTGTACTGAAAGTGGATGTCTGCGCGCCAGAGAGGAGATGCACGACagcaagaaaaacggaaggcGTCCAGCGGTACATTCGGTCTTGAGCGCACAGAGAGGATCACCCGCTTATCTCGCCTGCGCACGAAAACGggccgctcttcttcgaatTCGCGTGACGTCAGACTCGCCCGGTTCGTTTCTTGGTATTCGTTCCTTCGCTTCGTTTCCCATTCACGCACCGCTCCACCGTTGCCGTTCTCTCGTCGCAAAACTgctgagagagaggaagaagcgggacGAGGCGGGCGGCGAGTGACGTCAGTCCTCAGCAGCAGCGCAGCAGTAGGAAAGGAAGGATAGATAAAACACAAGACgaaaagacaggagagacggacTGGAGCGACCCTCGTTACAAACGAAAAGCATAACCTACGGTCGACGATGAGGAGTCCGGCATTGAACaacacaagaagaagagcgacacTTGACCAgccgccgccgtcgccttctctgtactttctctcgtcttcgctgtcctctccccgcctcgcttctccactGTCCCCTCCccgcctcgcttcttcgctgtcctctccccgcctcgcttcttcgctgctgcgaGAACCtctggcgcgtctctctctctgcagctgaaGTGTCTCAGCAACTTGACACATTCTGGAGACATTCGAGGCGAAAGACAAAAGGCAGAAAGCAAAATATGCGAATCAGTACGTACAACCGAACATCCCAATGCTCGTGACGGACAACAGAAAAGGCAACGCATATACGGTTTCTTACAAAAATTGCAGTTAGATGGTGCAATGCAGTAG contains the following coding sequences:
- a CDS encoding ALG6, ALG8 glycosyltransferase family protein (encoded by transcript TGME49_314730~Predicted trans-membrane domain (TMHMM2.0):48-71:143-163:208-231:258-281:344-367:381-404:424-447:461-482:502-525:529-552:642-665:866-889) — encoded protein: MKKKRSEVASPAVEDGDAHACLTTKAAGLFPGEIGTPTKRPTFSDKNGACAAWPWIVAAAALIRLLLIPAYRSTDFEVHRNWLAITASQPLSTWYKKESSPSKWTLDYPPLFAFFEFLLSLAARFVDPAMLQVENENYASPACVWFQRLTVILTELVLVLGVIRMCQVAETLQLQRERRARGSRSSEEARRGEDSEDERKYREGDGGGWSSVALLLVLFNAGLLIVDHIHFQYNGFLLGVLLLSIADVQTGRFYRGSVLFTCALLLKHIFLYVAPVYVVFLLSWLRPRELDPGSEETESPSEGRKKEGRRDCRSVSRRPFHRLNQRAGPAVTRSSGLSLWTRRVLRLGFLLVAFVLAVLAPFIATGQMKAMSGRLFPFGRGLLHTQWAACLWALYAATDRVLLLAGRLLGWRFSTPLAEAAPATVTSFHVLPNISPLTAGFVTILLYTPLLVSIWKFPSRKLFPVYVALGASVCFATGWHVHEKAILVVSVPLSVAAWTLQDSILLVSSFLVNFLGNLAILPLLPRPHETLLKLTLFLFCTLLEGLCVFLAIDDKKRKRRGRGVCSVQTSPAPSLSPSCPYQQEPQDFLMSSSSSESCYSSSPYCSPSSPRSCGSFPAFLESLEAQCVDALSPGLRPASVRKFLRFYLLFLVLSLSAVCLLYTLQSDFVPNLLLLKLYKAETSRVAAQAAETPAPTAVSALSPAEDVSPLSLSPSAVALGSSAVHGNAALRSVEEVPLSGPTLASLRALSLLLHFHSTTKEEEQKQRRYARSLLAAVVGSPAIFPSSSHGEVKNNAARDAKQQTEQGRQNSQETGEAEESIEEQFWNAETKPALHSILRQWHLDIPFPYRVMFATHALAARFEFLPLLLLVCSSAIGLLHLFVALHVYLLSTLVRF